The Acanthopagrus latus isolate v.2019 chromosome 13, fAcaLat1.1, whole genome shotgun sequence genome contains a region encoding:
- the nfrkb gene encoding nuclear factor related to kappa-B-binding protein gives MDALTHMLTDPLDPKEENDGQITEECMLGNCRVNLPEDLLEDPEIFFSVMSESTWSEVLSDSQRQHLRQYLPQFPDNNVAEQDSTISDLFNNRDFNFGNPLHLAQKLFRDGYFNPEVVKYRQLCAESQRKRQLYSLQQYYHRLLKQILVSRKELLEFAVHNGLDFPPKRKLPSKTHAEMREPRVRRRLSRILKEVKTECGDSNASSDDDDISLWTPAPQSPSSPTPIISLRVLPSLSTQDMKTTEKIELGERDLKAMLQNHREKRKRQPDHPDLMTSDIHLGDILSRTNIGRKGTMPLFDLSLPKKKIKDERKKKKMRTIKVESEDPCETLAPSDTPSAPPANIINSLPDTPSTPLPNIKEEIVEECQSSPVMVEEIAVSFFSLLENILRTEHLSSTSMLEDKVQLWQSSPASSLNVWFSAVPCWSDLVLQALQFLAGETKDGMMALPSGFSPFVEFSDDTQQWRWIGPTQDTEKDVSALCQLWLDSKDLVVKTENEDMLEITSPTPRVSTDYVVRPSTGDERQVFQIQEQQRYNQPHKAFTFRMHGFESVVGPVKGVFDKEMSLNKAREHTLLRSDRPPYVTILSLVRDAAARLPNGEGTRAEICELLKDSQFLAPDVTSAQVNTVVSGALDRLHYEKDPCVKYDIGRKLWIYLHRSRSQEEFERIHQAQAAAAKARKALQQKPKPASKPKSGSKDGGSKTPGCLEGGQDIGSIPMSPTPTTPTITTPGTPKSPLPCTATTPTKTGVPDTIKSSPGVLLVSPPSLPQLGAILPSSQAAPTVSQPVTSQHAARIVSHLAAGSLPQVRVVSTQSGLASSAGSQQATMVHQTPHQIRMPVSVAAKGISQAVVSVPLRSQSASSPVHVPTTLSVSAVAMAKPQAGSPGSPANNPASPAVLQGVASPNIKQVSITGQLGMKTAGGAGIPITATNLRIQGKDVLRLPPSSITTDAKGQTVLRITPDMMATLAKSPVATVKLTPDFLSTATTGSKSISATLHVTSSHPSASSASVATSCTGEVQTSKAGPVASTLLKAAGDTAIRLMPTLAVTVADQKSRTFSTVSSPDKSGATIRIMPGLGVIPQKQGQTITMTTTTGGKPLTASTCANVVTMAASVVAAAKGITVAPGASGSPLALGTATATVRQVPASVVTTTTGKLPARITVPLSVLNQPLKSKSVVTTPIVKGSLNTNISSLGRNIILTTMPAGTKLIAGNKPVSFVTAQQFQQLQQQGQATQVRIQTVQAQQLQQHMATGSPKSVSTVVVTTAPSPKCAPDPPSAPQQ, from the exons atgGATGCCCTCACCCACATGCTTACAGATCCTCTCGATCCAAAAGAAGAAAACGATGGACAAATCACAGAGGAATGCATGCTAGGGAACTGTAGAGTGAATCTCCCAGAGGACCTACTAGAGGAC CCCGagattttcttctctgtgatgAGCGAAAGCACCTGGAGTGAAGTTCTGTCAGATTCGCAGAGGCAGCACCTTCGTCAGTATTTGCCACAGTTTCCTGACAACAACGTTGCGGAGCAGGACAGCACCATCAGTGACCTATTCAACAACAGAGATTTTAACTTTGGAAATCCCCTTCATCTTGCACAAAAACTTTTCAGAG ATGGTTACTTCAATCCTGAGGTGGTCAAATACAGACAACTGTGCGCCGAGTCCCAGAGGAAACGACAGTTGTATTCCCTTCAGCAGTATTACCACAGGTTGTTGAAGCAGATCCTCGTCTCCAGAAAG GAGCTGCTGGAGTTTGCAGTTCACAATGGCCTGGACTTTCCACCAAAAAGAAAGTTACCATCTAAGACTCATGCTGAAATGCGGGAGCCAAGGGTGAGAAGAAGACTGAGCCGCATATTAAAGGAGGTCAAAACTGAGTGTGGGGACAGCAATGCTTCATCTGATGATGATG ACATATCATTATGGACTCCGGCTCCACAATCGCCTTCTTCTCCGACACCAATCATCTCACTCAGAGTTCTACCCAGCCTCTCCACCCAAGACATGAAGACTACCG aAAAAATAGAACTAGGGGAGCGGGACTTGAAAGCCAtgctgcaaaaccacagagagaagaggaaacgACAGcca GACCATCCAGACTTGATGACCTCTGACATCCACCTTGGAGACATACTCTCAAGAACAAATATCGGTCGGAAGGGGACCATGC cACTCTTTGATCTGTCTCTGCCTAAGAAGAAGATaaaagatgagagaaagaagaagaaaatgaggacAATAAAAGTGGAATCTGAGGATCCCTGTGAAACTCTGGCACCTTCAGACACCCCATCTGCTCCACCAGCGAACATCATCAACTCATTGCCGGACACACCGTCTACTCCACTGCCTAACATAAAGGAGGA GATTGTGGAGGAGTGTCAGAGCAGCCCGGTTATGGTGGAGGAAATAGCTGTCAGTTTCTTCAGCTTGTTGGAGAACATCTTAAGGACAGAACACCTGTCCAGTACTTCAATG TTGGAGGATAAAGTTCAACTGTGGCAGTCGTCTCCAGCCAGCTCCCTCAACGTGTGGTTTTCGGCTGTCCCGTGTTGGTCTGACTTGGTTCTTCAAGCCCTGCAGTTTCTTGCAGGAGAGACGAAAG ATGGCATGATGGCACTCCCCAGCGGCTTTTCTCCATTTGTGGAATTTTCCGATGACACTCAGCAGTGGAGGTGGATTG GCCCTACTCAGGATACAGAGAAGGATGTCAGCGCACTCTGTCAGCTGTGGCTGGACTCCAAGGATTTAGTTGTCAAG acagaaaatgaagacatGTTGGAGATCACCTCTCCCACACCAAGAGT TTCAACTGATTACGTGGTGCGGCCCAGCACTGGAGACGAGAGACAAGTGTTTCAAATCCAG GAGCAGCAGCGATACAACCAGCCACATAAAGCCTTCACTTTCAGGATGCACGGCTTCGAGTCTGTGGTGGGGCCAGTTAAAGGGGTGTTCGATAAGGAGATGTCTCTCAACAAAGCCCGGGAGCACACTCTACTGCGCTCAGACCGACCACCTTACGTCACTATTCTCTCTTTGG TGCGGGATGCAGCAGCCAGGTTACCCAATGGAGAGGGAACAAGGGCCGAGATCTGCGAGCTGCTGAAAGACTCACAGTTTCTAGCTCCAGATGTCACTAGTGCACAG GTGAACACAGTTGTCAGTGGGGCTCTGGATAGACTTCACTATGAGAAAGACCCCTGTGTGAAGTATGACATCGGTCGCAAACTCTGGATTTACCTGCACCGCAGTCGCAGTCAAGAGGAGTTTG AGAGGATCCACCAGgctcaagctgctgctgcaaaagcAAGAAAAGCCCTACAGCAGAAACCCAAACCTGCATCTAAGCCG AAGTCTGGAAGTAAGGATGGAGGCAGTAAAACTCCTGGGTGTCTGGAGGGAGGACAAGATATTGGCTCCATTCCCATGTCGCCAACCCCTACTACACCCACCATAACCACACCCGGAACCCCCAAGTCACCTTTACCCTGCACAGCCACCACTCCAACAAAGACCGGAGTCCCAGATACAATCAAATCCAGCCCAGG TGTTCTTCTTGTGTCCCCTCCCTCGTTGCCCCAGCTGGGCGCCATATTACCCAGCAGTCAGGCTGCTCCAACTGTTTCGCAGCCAGTCACATCCCAACACGCGGCCAGGATAGTGAGTCACCTGGCGGCAGGCTCCCTCCCTCAGGTGCGGGTGGTCTCCACTCAGTCCGGTCTTGCTTCTTCGGCAGGAAGTCAGCAGGCCACAATGGTACATCAGACCCCTCACCAGATCAGGATGCCGGTGTCGGTGGCAGCCAAGGGAATTTCACAG GCAGTGGTTTCTGTACCTCTGAGGAGTCAGTCTGCTAGTAGTCCGGTCCATGTGCCGAccactctgtctgtgtctgccgTAGCTATGGCCAAACCTCAAGCTGGATCACCTGGTAGCCCAGCTAATAACCCTGCCTCCCCTGCTGTGTTGCAAGGGGTCGCAAGCCCAAATATCAAACAG GTGTCCATAACTGGCCAGTTGGGAATGAAGACTGCAGGAGGGGCAGGAATCCCAATAACCGCCACGAACCTGCGCATCCAGGGTAAAGATGTCCTCCGTCTTCCACCATCCTCCATCACCACCGATGCTAAAGGCCAGACGGTGCTGCGGATCACCCCAGACATGATGGCAACTCTCGCCAAATCCCCAGTTGCAACTGTCAAACTCACTCCCGACTTCCTGAGCACTGCCACCACAGGCAGCAAGAGCATATCAGCCACTCTCCATGTGACGTCATCACACCCTTCggcttcctctgcctctgttgcTACATCCTGTACAGGGGAGGTACAGACCAGTAAAGCAGGGCCTGTTGCCTCTACCTTGCTGAAGGCTGCAGGTGACACAGCCATACGCCTAATGCCGACATTGGCCGTCACTGTGGCCGACCAGAAATCGAGGACCTTCTCGACCGTGTCCTCCCCGGACAAGAGTGGTGCCACCATTCGGATAATGCCAGGCCTCGGTGTTATACCACAGAAACAGGGTCAGACCATCACAATGACAACCACCACTGGTGGTAAACCACTCACAGCGTCTACGTGCGCTAATGTCGTGACCATGGCTGCCAGTGTTGTGGCTGCTGCGAAGGGGATCACAGTTGCTCCCGGAGCTTCGGGCTCACCGCTGGCGCTAGGAACAGCTACAGCCACAGTGCGGCAGGTCCCTGCCTCTGTGGTTACTACCACAACG GGGAAGCTACCTGCCCGGATAActgtgcctctctctgtcctcaacCAACCACTGAAGAGCAAAAGCGTTGTGACCACACCTATTGTGAAAGGAAGTCTCAACACAAA TATCAGCAGTCTGGGCAGGAACATCATCCTGACCACGATGCCTGCTGGCACGAAGCTGATCGCAGGGAACAAACCGGTCAGCTTTGTCACAGCACAACAGttccagcagcttcagcagcaagGACAGGCCACACAG GTTCGCATTCAGACTGTTCAGgcccagcagctccagcagcacatGGCAACAGGCTCCCCAAAGTCTGTTTCTACAGTTGTAGTCACAACAGCACCTTCACCTAAATGTGCACCTGATCCCCCGTCTGCACCTCAACAGTGA
- the tmem45b gene encoding transmembrane protein 45B codes for MANFGGHAIPGAFFLIYGFWLTVKYILRHYWRTTQPKGRQIMPSFFKRMEYIEGGFAMFAAFVGIMVEQFVVDGPHAHLYDGNSWVKLMNWQHSTMYLFFGISGIAIVANTASTLVPAGVDRLAISLALFVEGFLFYYHVHNRPLLDAHIHTMLLVAVFSGSASTMLEVFVRDNIVLELLRGCLFILQGSWFFQIGFVLYPLSGPQWDLEQHGNVMFVTMCFCWHLAVALLLVGTTFSVVWFTIKRFSGKGRDIEIGMRNTSSKSSSQKALLEESDEE; via the exons ATGGCCAACTTTGGAGGACATGCCATTCCCGGCGCCTTTTTCCTGATCTACGGCTTTTGGTTGACAGTGAAATACATTCTCCGCCACTACTGGAGGACTACTCAGCCTAAAGGGAGGCAAATCATGCCGTCTTTCTTCAAAAGAATGGAGTACATTGAGGGGGGATTTGCCATGTTTGCTGCATTTGTTG GTATTATGGTTGAACAGTTTGTGGTGGATGGGCCGCATGCCCACCTTTATGATGGCAATTCATGGGTCAAGCTGATGAACTGGCAGCACAGCACCATGTATCTGTTCTTTGGGATCTCTGGGATCGCCATTGTTGCCAATACCGCATCCACACTGGTGCCGGCTGGTGTTGACCGCCTTGCCATCTCCTTGGCTCTTTTCGTTGAAG GGTTTCTGTTCTATTACCACGTGCACAATCGACCCCTTCTGGACGCTCACATCCACACCATGCTGCTGGTGGCGGTGTTCAGTGGATCGGCCAGCACCATGCTGGAGGTGTTCGTGAGAGACAACATTGTTCTGGAGCTGCTCCGAGGATGCCTGTTCATCCTGCAGGGCTCGTGGTTCTTCCAG ATTGGATTTGTGCTTTACCCATTAAGTGGACCACAGTGGGACCTGGAACAACATGGCAACGTCATGTTTGTCACAATGTGCTTCTGCTGGCATTTAGCAGTGGCACTGCTTTTGGTCGGCACCACTTTCTCAGTGGTTTGGTT CACTATAAAGCGATTCTCCGGAAAGGGACGGGACATAGAGATCGGAATGCGAAATACATCCTCCAAATCAAGCTCCCAGAAAGCTTTGCTTGAAGAGTCGGATGAAGAGTGA
- the gng8 gene encoding guanine nucleotide-binding protein G(I)/G(S)/G(O) subunit gamma-8 yields the protein MSNNMAKIADARKTVEQLKLEVNIERMMVSKAAAELMAYCESHAKEDPLVTPVPSSENPFREKKLFCVIL from the exons ATGTCCAACAACATGGCCAAGATTGCAGATGCCAGAAAGACGGTCGAGCAGCTGAAACTGGAGGTCAACATAGAGAGGATGATG GTAtccaaagcagcagcagagctgatggcCTACTGTGAAAGTCATGCCAAAGAAGACCCCCTTGTGACGCCAGTGCCTTCTTCTGAGAACCCTTTTCGAGAGAAGAAACTATTCTGTGTGATACTATAA